A genome region from Crossiella equi includes the following:
- a CDS encoding lytic polysaccharide monooxygenase, translating into MTLRSRLAALAAVVVALCSMVLVLLDQRPAQAHGAMMQPGSRTFFCWKDGLSSTGEIKPKNPACAAAVAQSGTNPLYNWFSVLRSDGEGRTRGFVPDGQLCSGGNTTFSGWNLASDDWPLTHLTAGADMRWSYNAWAAHPGWFSLYVTKDSWSPTRPLTWNDIEEQPFLTVDHPPLTGSVGTVEGHYGWNGKLPQGKSGKHVIYSVWKRSDSKETFYGCSDVVFDGGNGEVTGIGGNPGPTGTTSPTSTTAGPPGACTAEYAVTNSWVGGAQVKVTVRNPGSAPVHGWTVRWNAQPGQRITSLWDGTHSVADVAVTVRNASWNAGVPAGGQAAFSFTVESAGDHTPAGPLTCASP; encoded by the coding sequence ATGACACTGCGAAGCAGGCTCGCGGCGTTGGCGGCAGTGGTCGTCGCGCTGTGTTCGATGGTCCTCGTCCTACTGGATCAACGCCCGGCTCAGGCGCACGGGGCCATGATGCAACCGGGCAGCCGGACCTTCTTCTGCTGGAAGGACGGCCTGAGCTCCACCGGTGAGATCAAACCGAAGAACCCCGCCTGCGCCGCCGCGGTGGCCCAGAGCGGGACCAACCCGCTGTACAACTGGTTCAGCGTGCTGCGCTCCGACGGCGAGGGCCGCACCCGCGGCTTCGTCCCCGACGGCCAGCTCTGCAGCGGCGGCAACACCACCTTCTCCGGCTGGAACCTGGCCAGCGACGACTGGCCGCTGACCCACCTGACCGCCGGGGCGGACATGCGCTGGTCCTACAACGCCTGGGCTGCCCACCCCGGCTGGTTCTCCCTCTACGTCACCAAGGACAGCTGGAGCCCGACCCGGCCACTGACCTGGAACGACATCGAAGAACAGCCGTTCCTGACCGTCGACCACCCACCGCTGACCGGTTCGGTCGGCACGGTCGAGGGCCACTACGGCTGGAACGGCAAGCTGCCGCAGGGCAAGAGCGGCAAGCACGTCATCTACTCGGTGTGGAAGCGCTCGGACAGCAAGGAGACCTTCTACGGCTGCTCCGACGTCGTCTTCGACGGCGGCAACGGCGAGGTCACCGGCATTGGCGGCAACCCCGGCCCGACCGGCACCACCAGCCCGACCAGCACCACCGCGGGCCCACCAGGAGCCTGCACCGCGGAGTACGCGGTGACCAACAGCTGGGTCGGTGGCGCCCAGGTGAAGGTGACCGTGCGCAATCCCGGCAGCGCCCCGGTGCACGGCTGGACCGTGCGCTGGAACGCCCAGCCGGGACAGCGGATAACCAGCCTGTGGGACGGCACGCACTCGGTCGCCGATGTCGCGGTGACGGTGCGGAACGCGTCCTGGAACGCGGGTGTGCCCGCGGGCGGGCAGGCGGCGTTCTCCTTCACCGTGGAGTCGGCCGGTGACCACACACCGGCGGGTCCACTCACCTGCGCCAGTCCCTGA
- a CDS encoding ABC transporter substrate-binding protein — MRHHLPRSLALGLAVSAVAALTACGSGAGSDGRLELTIATFTEFGYEDLLKEYEAAHPDIRITHRKTGQAAPHHQNLYTKLGAGSGLADVEAVEEGHRAKVMERADKFANLREIGPADVTPERWLPWKSEAVTTKDGRLIGYGTDIGPLAMCYRKDLFAEAGLPSDPQGVKALFATWDSFFAAGEKFTGKISGKAWFDSAAQIFNAMQNQLPQGYYNTEDKLIIESNPAIKANWDKLTAAVAKGQSAKLTAFGPEWNSAFRTGAFATKTCPSWMLGVVEQHAGPENQGKWAVTDAFPEGGGNWGGSYLTVPKQSKHPKEAAELAAWLTAPAQQMKAFGAKGTFPSQVEALSNEQLLNSHNKYFDVKAGALFAAQARKVAKAQYKGPSDGELQDVVGVAALQKVEQGASSAEGWQQLVDGAKKLAK; from the coding sequence GTGCGCCATCACTTACCTCGCTCACTCGCACTCGGGCTCGCGGTCTCGGCGGTTGCCGCGCTGACCGCCTGCGGTTCCGGCGCCGGCTCGGACGGCAGGCTGGAACTCACCATCGCCACCTTCACCGAGTTCGGGTACGAGGACCTGCTCAAGGAGTACGAGGCGGCGCACCCCGACATCCGCATCACCCACCGCAAGACCGGGCAGGCCGCGCCGCACCACCAGAACCTCTACACCAAGCTGGGCGCCGGTTCCGGCCTCGCCGACGTGGAGGCGGTGGAGGAGGGCCACCGCGCCAAGGTGATGGAGCGCGCGGACAAGTTCGCCAACCTGCGCGAGATCGGCCCCGCCGACGTGACCCCGGAGCGCTGGCTGCCGTGGAAGTCCGAGGCGGTCACCACCAAGGACGGCCGTCTGATCGGCTACGGCACCGACATCGGCCCGCTGGCCATGTGCTACCGCAAGGACCTCTTCGCCGAAGCCGGCCTGCCCAGCGACCCGCAGGGGGTCAAGGCGCTGTTCGCCACCTGGGACAGCTTCTTCGCCGCAGGTGAGAAGTTCACCGGCAAGATCAGCGGCAAGGCCTGGTTCGACTCGGCCGCGCAGATCTTCAACGCCATGCAGAACCAGCTGCCCCAGGGCTACTACAACACCGAGGACAAGCTGATCATCGAGAGCAACCCGGCCATCAAGGCCAACTGGGACAAGCTCACCGCCGCGGTGGCCAAGGGCCAGTCCGCCAAGCTGACCGCCTTCGGCCCGGAGTGGAACAGCGCCTTCCGCACCGGCGCCTTCGCCACCAAGACCTGCCCGTCCTGGATGCTCGGCGTGGTCGAACAGCACGCGGGCCCGGAGAACCAGGGCAAGTGGGCGGTCACCGACGCCTTTCCCGAGGGCGGCGGCAACTGGGGCGGCTCGTACCTGACCGTGCCCAAGCAGAGCAAGCACCCCAAGGAAGCCGCCGAGCTGGCCGCCTGGCTGACCGCGCCCGCGCAGCAGATGAAGGCCTTCGGCGCCAAGGGCACCTTCCCCAGCCAGGTCGAGGCCCTCAGCAACGAGCAGCTGTTGAACAGCCACAACAAGTACTTCGACGTCAAGGCGGGCGCGCTGTTCGCCGCGCAGGCCCGCAAGGTGGCCAAGGCGCAGTACAAGGGCCCCTCCGACGGGGAGCTCCAGGACGTCGTCGGGGTCGCCGCGCTGCAGAAGGTCGAGCAGGGCGCCTCCTCGGCGGAGGGCTGGCAGCAACTCGTCGACGGTGCGAAGAAGCTGGCCAAGTGA
- a CDS encoding LacI family DNA-binding transcriptional regulator produces the protein MAPGKVTIADIAAEAGVSIPTVSKVMNGRPDVAPETRERVESIIRQHGYRRRGDERSRRGTLIELMFHELESAWALEIIRGAEQVAAEQGLALVLSESQGRLTPGQGWVDGVITRKPLAVVAVFSDLSAAQLAKLRARDIPVVVVDPIGEPGVHTPSIGATNWNGGLTATRHLIELGHQRIAVIGGPERVLCSRARVDGYRAALETAGLVVDPELVRYGDFHVESGRAQFEALLELPRRPTAVFAGSDLQALGVYEAARTAGLRIPEDLSVVGFDDLPVAQWVGPPLTTVRQPLQDMAAAATRLAVALARGTEPEHRRVELATTLIVRRSTAPPAR, from the coding sequence ATGGCACCGGGCAAGGTCACCATCGCGGACATCGCCGCCGAGGCGGGCGTTTCGATCCCGACAGTTTCGAAGGTGATGAACGGCAGGCCCGATGTCGCGCCGGAAACCCGCGAGCGGGTGGAGTCGATCATCCGACAGCACGGCTACCGGCGGAGGGGCGATGAGCGGTCCCGCCGCGGCACCCTGATCGAGCTGATGTTCCACGAACTGGAGAGCGCCTGGGCGCTGGAGATCATCCGCGGCGCCGAGCAGGTGGCCGCCGAGCAGGGGCTGGCGCTGGTGCTCTCGGAGTCCCAGGGCAGGCTGACCCCGGGGCAGGGCTGGGTGGACGGCGTGATCACCCGCAAACCCCTCGCCGTGGTCGCGGTGTTCTCCGACCTCAGCGCCGCGCAGCTGGCCAAGCTGCGGGCCAGGGACATCCCGGTCGTGGTGGTGGACCCGATCGGCGAGCCCGGCGTGCACACCCCCTCCATCGGCGCGACCAACTGGAACGGCGGCCTGACCGCCACCCGGCACCTGATCGAGCTGGGCCACCAGCGCATCGCGGTGATCGGCGGCCCGGAACGGGTGCTGTGCAGCCGGGCCAGGGTGGACGGCTACCGCGCCGCGCTGGAGACCGCCGGACTGGTGGTGGACCCGGAACTGGTGCGCTACGGCGACTTCCACGTCGAGTCCGGCCGCGCCCAGTTCGAGGCGCTGCTCGAACTGCCCCGGCGGCCCACCGCGGTCTTCGCCGGCAGCGACCTGCAGGCGCTGGGCGTCTACGAGGCCGCGCGCACCGCGGGCCTGCGCATCCCGGAGGACCTGAGCGTGGTCGGTTTCGACGACCTGCCGGTGGCGCAGTGGGTCGGCCCGCCGCTGACCACGGTCCGCCAGCCGTTGCAGGACATGGCCGCCGCGGCCACCCGCCTGGCGGTGGCGCTGGCCCGCGGCACCGAACCGGAGCACCGCAGGGTGGAGCTGGCCACCACACTGATCGTGCGCCGCAGCACCGCGCCGCCCGCGCGCTGA
- a CDS encoding carbohydrate ABC transporter permease yields the protein MTQRPSALYALPALAFFTLFAVLPMVLVLGLSFTAWDGLGTPRVTGADNWARLLADGEAHAALGRTLLVMVLSWLVQTPLALLIGVWAAGRQRGRAVLSALFFLPLLLSTAAIALLWQALLDPNFGLTAGALAPLGDPELALGAVVLVITWQYVPFHTLLYQGAARAVPAALYEAAVLDGAGRLARFRHITLPQLRHTVISSSVLMLIGSLTTFDTVLILTGGGPGTATRILPLHMYITGFTGFELGYASTIGVLLVVLGAALSLVVLRATGFRAMSSQQEGV from the coding sequence ATGACCCAGCGGCCGTCGGCTCTCTACGCCCTGCCCGCGCTGGCCTTCTTCACCCTGTTCGCGGTGCTGCCGATGGTGCTGGTCCTCGGCCTGAGCTTCACCGCCTGGGACGGCCTGGGCACGCCACGGGTCACTGGCGCGGACAACTGGGCCCGGCTGCTCGCCGACGGCGAAGCGCACGCCGCGCTCGGCCGGACCCTGCTGGTCATGGTGCTGTCCTGGCTGGTGCAGACCCCGCTGGCGCTGCTGATCGGGGTGTGGGCGGCGGGCAGGCAGCGCGGCCGGGCTGTGCTCAGCGCGCTGTTCTTCCTGCCGCTGCTGCTCTCCACCGCCGCGATCGCCCTGCTGTGGCAGGCGTTGCTGGACCCCAACTTCGGCCTCACCGCCGGGGCGCTGGCCCCGCTGGGCGACCCGGAACTGGCCCTCGGCGCCGTGGTGCTGGTGATCACCTGGCAGTACGTGCCCTTCCACACCCTGCTCTACCAGGGCGCGGCGCGGGCGGTGCCGGCCGCGCTGTACGAGGCCGCGGTGCTGGACGGGGCCGGGCGGCTGGCCCGTTTCCGGCACATCACGCTGCCCCAGCTGCGGCACACCGTGATCAGCTCCTCGGTGCTGATGCTCATCGGCTCGCTGACCACCTTCGACACCGTGCTGATCCTCACCGGCGGCGGACCGGGCACCGCGACCCGGATCCTGCCGCTGCACATGTACATCACCGGGTTCACCGGCTTCGAGCTGGGCTACGCCAGCACCATCGGCGTGCTGCTCGTGGTGCTGGGCGCGGCGCTGTCGCTGGTCGTGTTGCGGGCCACCGGTTTCCGGGCCATGTCCAGTCAGCAGGAGGGCGTATGA
- a CDS encoding glycoside hydrolase family 48 protein, translated as MRSRALSRRWRAGPLPAALATALAGAVALPLGALPAAAAPSVACTVVYQVTNEWDTGFSAAATIRNEGEALDGWRLTWTFPDGQRVSNGWNGVFSQQGAVVTVANPDWGRVLPAGGSTQVNFNADKGAANRPPTDFAVNGVRCTGANRAPSVALTSPADGSTFTAPASIALAAEAADTDGTVSKVEFFAGTTPVGTATAAPWRVNWTGATAGAYSVTARATDDKGATTVSNPVAVRVLGAPAVLATPGAVSVRQGDSVKVGVKLASAPAGEVTATVTRTGSADLTATPATLRFTPQNWNTAQQLTIAAADNGGALGEARFTIAAAGHTAATVTAKELSKDTSSYAAAFLAQYNKIKDPAAGYFRRFGELLVPYHSVETLVVEAPDHGHQTTSEAFSYYLWLEASYGRVTKDWAPLAKAWESMEKFIIPGSKDQPTNSSYNPAKPATYAPEHPHPRHYPSQLEPGVAVGQDPLAAELRSAYGNNDIYGMHWLLDVDNTYGYGHCGDGTNNAPAYVNTFQRGEQESVWETVTHPSCDTFRHGGRNGFLDLFTKDANYSRQWRYTNAPDADARAVQVAYWAKTWAEAQGKGAEVAPILAKAAKMGDYLRYAMFDKYFKKIGNCVGPASCPGGTGKNSAHYLMGWYYSWGGATDTSAGWAWRIGSSAPHQGYQNPLAAWALANDPALKPKSATGQQDWGTSYDRQLEFLQWLQAANGGIAGGASNSWGGSYQPPPAGSAKFHGMAYDFQPVWHDPPSNRWFGFQVWGVERIAQLYHVTKDARAKAILDKWVPWAIANTTAGNGSFRVPSDLEWTGKPDDWTGTPTGNSGLTVKVLNHSQDVGVAAALAKTLLYYAAASGNSAARTTGERLLDALLAHQDGKGIAVPETRADYSRFDDKLTTANGDGLYIPPGWTGTMANGDRVDANSTFLSIRSFYKNDPDWPKVQAYLDGGPPPTLTVHRFWSQAEIATAFAAHSELFGG; from the coding sequence ATGAGATCCCGTGCGCTTTCCCGGCGATGGCGAGCCGGACCACTGCCCGCCGCACTCGCCACCGCGCTGGCCGGGGCGGTGGCGCTCCCGCTGGGCGCGCTGCCCGCGGCCGCCGCCCCCTCGGTGGCCTGCACCGTGGTGTACCAGGTGACCAACGAGTGGGACACCGGCTTCAGCGCCGCCGCCACCATCCGCAACGAGGGCGAGGCCCTGGACGGCTGGCGGCTCACCTGGACCTTCCCCGACGGCCAGCGGGTCAGCAACGGCTGGAACGGCGTGTTCAGCCAACAGGGCGCGGTGGTCACCGTGGCCAACCCGGACTGGGGCCGGGTGCTGCCCGCCGGCGGCAGCACCCAGGTCAACTTCAACGCCGACAAGGGCGCGGCCAACCGCCCGCCCACCGACTTCGCGGTCAACGGCGTCCGCTGCACCGGCGCGAACCGGGCTCCCTCGGTCGCCCTGACCAGCCCGGCCGACGGCAGCACCTTCACCGCGCCGGCCAGCATCGCGCTGGCCGCCGAGGCCGCCGACACCGACGGCACGGTGAGCAAGGTCGAGTTCTTCGCCGGCACCACCCCGGTCGGCACCGCCACCGCGGCGCCGTGGCGGGTCAACTGGACCGGGGCCACCGCGGGCGCGTACTCGGTGACCGCCCGCGCCACCGACGACAAGGGCGCCACCACGGTTTCCAACCCGGTCGCGGTGCGGGTGCTGGGCGCGCCCGCGGTGCTGGCCACCCCCGGCGCGGTCAGCGTGCGTCAGGGCGACTCGGTCAAGGTCGGGGTCAAGCTGGCCTCCGCACCGGCGGGTGAGGTCACCGCGACGGTGACCCGCACCGGCAGCGCGGACCTCACCGCGACCCCGGCCACCCTGCGGTTCACCCCGCAGAACTGGAACACCGCGCAGCAGCTCACCATCGCCGCGGCCGACAACGGCGGCGCGCTGGGCGAGGCCAGGTTCACCATCGCCGCGGCCGGGCACACCGCGGCCACCGTCACCGCGAAGGAGCTGAGCAAGGACACCTCCAGCTACGCGGCGGCCTTCCTGGCCCAGTACAACAAGATCAAGGACCCGGCGGCAGGCTACTTCCGCCGGTTCGGCGAGCTGCTGGTGCCCTACCACTCGGTGGAGACCCTGGTGGTGGAGGCGCCCGACCACGGGCACCAGACCACCTCGGAGGCCTTCAGCTACTACCTGTGGCTGGAGGCCAGCTACGGCCGCGTGACCAAGGACTGGGCGCCGCTGGCCAAGGCCTGGGAGTCGATGGAGAAGTTCATCATCCCCGGCAGCAAGGACCAGCCGACCAACTCCTCCTACAACCCGGCGAAACCGGCCACCTACGCCCCCGAGCACCCGCACCCCAGGCACTACCCCTCGCAGCTGGAGCCTGGCGTCGCGGTCGGACAGGACCCGCTGGCCGCCGAACTGCGTTCGGCCTACGGCAACAACGACATCTACGGCATGCACTGGCTGCTCGACGTGGACAACACCTACGGCTACGGCCACTGCGGGGACGGCACCAACAACGCGCCCGCCTACGTCAACACCTTCCAGCGCGGTGAGCAGGAGTCGGTCTGGGAGACCGTGACCCACCCCTCCTGCGACACGTTCAGGCACGGCGGCCGCAACGGCTTCCTGGACCTGTTCACCAAGGACGCCAACTACTCCAGGCAGTGGCGCTACACCAACGCACCGGATGCCGACGCCCGCGCGGTGCAGGTGGCCTACTGGGCCAAGACCTGGGCCGAGGCGCAGGGCAAGGGCGCGGAGGTGGCGCCGATCCTGGCCAAGGCGGCCAAGATGGGCGACTACCTGCGCTACGCCATGTTCGACAAGTACTTCAAGAAGATCGGCAACTGCGTCGGGCCGGCCAGCTGCCCCGGCGGCACCGGCAAGAACAGCGCGCACTACCTGATGGGCTGGTACTACTCCTGGGGCGGCGCCACCGACACCTCGGCGGGCTGGGCCTGGCGGATCGGTTCCAGCGCACCGCACCAGGGCTACCAGAACCCGCTGGCGGCCTGGGCGCTGGCCAACGACCCGGCACTGAAGCCGAAGTCGGCCACCGGCCAGCAGGACTGGGGCACCAGCTACGACCGGCAGCTGGAGTTTCTGCAGTGGTTGCAGGCCGCCAACGGCGGCATCGCCGGTGGCGCCAGCAACAGCTGGGGCGGCTCCTACCAGCCCCCGCCCGCCGGGTCGGCGAAGTTCCACGGCATGGCGTACGACTTCCAGCCGGTGTGGCACGACCCGCCGAGCAACCGGTGGTTCGGCTTCCAGGTCTGGGGCGTGGAACGCATCGCCCAGCTCTACCACGTGACCAAGGACGCCCGTGCCAAGGCGATCCTGGACAAGTGGGTGCCCTGGGCCATCGCCAACACCACCGCGGGCAACGGCTCCTTCCGGGTGCCCTCGGACCTGGAGTGGACCGGCAAGCCCGACGACTGGACCGGCACGCCCACCGGCAACTCCGGGCTGACGGTCAAGGTGCTCAACCACAGCCAGGACGTCGGGGTGGCCGCCGCGCTGGCCAAGACGCTGCTCTACTACGCGGCGGCCTCGGGCAACTCGGCGGCGCGGACCACCGGTGAGCGCCTGCTGGACGCGCTGCTGGCGCACCAGGACGGCAAGGGCATCGCGGTACCGGAGACCCGCGCCGACTACAGCCGCTTCGACGACAAGCTCACCACCGCCAACGGCGACGGCCTCTACATCCCGCCGGGCTGGACCGGCACGATGGCCAACGGCGACCGCGTCGACGCCAACTCCACCTTCCTGTCCATCCGCTCCTTCTACAAGAACGACCCCGACTGGCCGAAGGTGCAGGCCTACCTGGACGGCGGCCCGCCGCCGACCCTGACCGTGCACCGGTTCTGGTCGCAGGCCGAGATCGCCACCGCCTTCGCCGCGCACAGCGAGCTGTTCGGCGGCTGA
- a CDS encoding carbohydrate ABC transporter permease, whose product MRSTPNRVGGAFAGLWLLVVLLPLYYVLAASLRGRADYLSGHPLAPPVNPTLANYLTVLDGGFGRYLLNNAVVTAATVLIVLLLAVPAAYAATRSTSPWVRRGFSLLLAGLAIPAQATIIPVYLLITRLHLYDSLTGVILPTAAFALPVATLVLTTSLRDVPRELYEAQAIDGAGPLRTLFDLVLPLARPAIVTVAVYTALSAWNGFLFPLVLTQSAENRVLTLGLWNFQGQFGVNVPGLLAAVTLSVLPIFVVYLIGRRFLLAGLTAGFGR is encoded by the coding sequence ATGAGGAGCACGCCGAACCGCGTCGGCGGCGCCTTCGCCGGACTCTGGCTGCTGGTGGTGCTGCTGCCGCTGTACTACGTGCTGGCCGCCAGCCTGCGCGGCCGCGCCGACTACCTGAGCGGCCATCCCCTGGCCCCACCGGTGAATCCGACGCTGGCGAACTACCTGACCGTGCTGGACGGCGGATTCGGCCGGTACCTGCTCAACAACGCGGTGGTCACCGCGGCCACCGTGCTCATCGTGCTGCTGCTGGCCGTGCCCGCGGCCTACGCGGCCACCAGGAGCACCAGCCCGTGGGTGCGGCGCGGGTTCAGCCTGCTGCTGGCCGGGCTGGCGATTCCGGCGCAGGCCACCATCATCCCGGTCTACCTGCTGATCACCCGGCTGCACCTCTACGACAGCCTCACCGGGGTCATCCTGCCCACCGCGGCCTTCGCGCTGCCGGTGGCCACCCTGGTGCTGACCACCAGCCTGCGCGATGTGCCGCGCGAGCTCTACGAGGCACAGGCCATCGACGGGGCCGGGCCGCTGCGCACGCTCTTCGACCTGGTGCTGCCGCTGGCCAGGCCGGCCATCGTCACCGTGGCCGTCTACACCGCGCTCAGCGCCTGGAACGGTTTCCTGTTCCCGCTGGTGCTCACCCAGTCCGCGGAGAACCGGGTGCTCACCCTGGGCCTGTGGAACTTCCAGGGCCAGTTCGGGGTGAACGTGCCCGGCCTGCTGGCCGCGGTGACGCTGTCCGTGCTGCCGATCTTCGTGGTCTACCTGATCGGGCGGCGGTTCCTGCTGGCCGGCCTCACCGCCGGGTTCGGCAGGTGA
- a CDS encoding substrate-binding domain-containing protein, with product MCPVRSPPGRSTRTPASVPGPGRRSSTPRASSATRPTRRRVRWHQAHQRDRAGALGAGDQGPGGPVLRRDRPRRVPAAVRAGQPDVDDAGGQPRGRAGHGAFPGGWARRRRAGLRRAPGRSVVDRAAPAAAADGLRRRRSRRQHLRPAPGRLRQPGRREAGGARAARHRTRVPQDVAVVGFDDHRGLAEATSPPLTTVHQDPREQVRQMVRTLQQLICGENLPPGRQVLPVSLVRRASA from the coding sequence GTGTGTCCCGTTCGATCGCCTCCGGGGCGCTCAACGAGGACGCCTGCGTCAGTTCCAGGGCCAGGGAGGAGGTCCTCGACGCCGCGAGCGAGCTCGGCTACTCGCCCAACCAGGCGGCGCGTTCGCTGGCACCAGGCGCACCAACGCGATCGCGCTGGTGCTCTCGGAGCCGGAGACCAAGGTCCTGGAGGACCCGTACTTCGCCGAGATCGTCCGCGGCGCGTTCCGGCAGCTGTCCGCGCTGGGCAGCCAGATGTTGATGATGCTGGTGGACAGCCGCGAGGTCGTGCCGGGCACGGTGCGTTTCCTGGTGGATGGGCACGTCGACGGCGCGCTGGTCTTCGCCGCGCACCGGGGCGATCCGTTGTCGACCGCGCTGCGCCTGCTGCGGCTGCCGATGGTCTTCGGCGGCGGCGGTCCCGGCGGCAGCACCTGCGGCCCGCACCTGGTCGACTTCGACAACCAGGGCGGCGCGAAGCTGGCGGAGCGCGCGCCGCACGCCACCGGACGCGGGTGCCGCAGGACGTGGCGGTGGTGGGCTTCGACGACCACCGGGGACTGGCCGAGGCGACCAGCCCGCCGCTGACCACGGTGCACCAGGACCCGCGCGAGCAGGTCCGGCAGATGGTGCGCACCCTGCAGCAGCTGATCTGTGGGGAGAACCTGCCGCCGGGCAGGCAGGTGCTGCCGGTCAGCCTGGTGCGCCGGGCCTCGGCCTAG
- a CDS encoding endo-1,4-beta-xylanase yields the protein MKLRRQLLVLGLLVAGVGAGAQPASAAGPLHGSTDRWVGSAVAAGPLANEQDYRGTLTREFDSVTPENEMKWAITEPQRGQYNWGGADAIVNYAQQNGKTVRGHTLVWHSQYPNWLNNLSANDLRAAVEQRIRTTMTRYKGKIRAWDVVNEVFEEDGRRRPSIFQTRLGDNWIADAFRLARQVDPSAKLYINDYNTEGNSAKANAMYALARQLKQQGVPIDGVGIQAHLATQYGFPGGYQDNLRRLAALGLDVAITEADVRIQLPADGGKLAAQANYYKQLWDGCHTVSRCVEFTTWGFTDRHSWVPGTFPGTGDACLFDRSLRPKPAYRAINP from the coding sequence ATGAAGTTGCGCAGACAACTGCTGGTGCTGGGCCTGCTCGTCGCCGGTGTGGGCGCGGGCGCGCAACCCGCCTCGGCCGCCGGCCCCCTGCACGGCAGCACCGACCGCTGGGTCGGCAGCGCGGTGGCCGCGGGCCCGCTGGCCAATGAGCAGGACTACCGCGGGACCCTGACCCGCGAGTTCGACAGCGTGACGCCGGAGAACGAGATGAAGTGGGCGATCACCGAACCCCAGCGTGGCCAGTACAACTGGGGCGGCGCGGACGCGATCGTCAACTACGCCCAGCAGAACGGCAAGACCGTGCGCGGGCACACCCTGGTGTGGCACAGCCAGTACCCGAACTGGCTGAACAACCTCTCCGCCAACGACCTGCGGGCCGCGGTGGAGCAGCGGATCCGCACCACGATGACCCGGTACAAGGGCAAGATCCGGGCCTGGGACGTGGTCAACGAGGTGTTCGAGGAGGACGGCAGGCGCCGCCCCTCGATCTTCCAGACCAGGCTGGGCGACAACTGGATCGCCGATGCCTTCCGGCTGGCCCGCCAGGTCGACCCCTCGGCCAAGCTCTACATCAACGACTACAACACCGAGGGCAACAGCGCCAAGGCCAACGCGATGTACGCGCTGGCGCGGCAGCTCAAGCAGCAGGGCGTGCCGATCGACGGGGTGGGCATCCAGGCGCACCTGGCCACCCAGTACGGCTTCCCCGGCGGCTACCAGGACAACCTGCGGCGGCTGGCCGCGCTCGGCCTGGACGTGGCAATCACCGAGGCCGACGTGCGGATCCAGCTGCCCGCAGACGGGGGCAAGCTGGCCGCCCAGGCGAACTACTACAAGCAGCTCTGGGACGGCTGCCACACGGTGAGCCGCTGCGTGGAGTTCACCACCTGGGGCTTCACCGACCGGCACTCCTGGGTGCCGGGCACCTTCCCCGGCACCGGGGACGCCTGCCTGTTCGACCGCTCCCTGCGGCCGAAACCGGCCTACCGCGCGATCAACCCCTGA